The window CGTGCATGGTGACCATCTCAGTCTCCAGCACGGACTGGCCCTCCTGCCGGGACTCGTCGTAGGTCATCTCGTGCTGCGCCTGGATGGAGCGGAACTGCGCCGTGTAGGGCAGGGTCCACACCCGCACGTCCTCGGCCGGGAAGCGCTCCTGCAGCGGACGGGTGATCGACAGCATGAAGCTGTACTCGTTGGCCGTCGGGTGGAACGGGTCGTCGCCCGGCGCCGACTCCCAGGTGCCCGGGGCGGCGATGACCTGGACGTCCGGGCACCAGTCGGGCTGGAGGATCTCCGTCGGCTCCGGCAGCCCCGGGGGAAGGGGGATGTCCTCCCCGGGTCGCAGGAAGCGGAACGTCCCGACTCCGATGAGGAGCACCAGGATCAGTACCGCCAGGATGGTGAACAGCTTGCGCATGCGGTGATTTTCCAACTAACAGTAGGCGTTCTTCGCGGCGGCCTCGATGATGGCCGTCACGTCTTCCACGGACTTGTCCGTCCGTCCCTGGCTCACCAGCTGGCCGGCGACCGCGGGAACGGTCGCACGGCCGAACTCGCTGTCGTCGTCATTGCACACGATGGCGGCGGTGCCGATGAGCTGGCTCTCGACGCCCTCGACGTCGATGCCCTCGTCGGTGAGTTCGCCCAGGAACTGGACGTCCTCGGGGGTGCGGGGCATCCCGGGCTCGGGGATCTCGTCGATCTCCCGGGCGCCCTGGTCCTGCGGGCCCGGGTCGGCGGCCCGGGGACGGCCGGGGGCCGCGTCCCTGCCTGCCGACGCCGCGCCGTCCCCGTCGCTGTCCTCCGTGCGCGTCTCCCGCGGTGCCCGCTCGAGCGGGGCGATGGACGTCGGGGTGGAGTCGTTGTCGTCCACCGTGGCGTCACCGCAGGCGGTGAGGGTGAGCGCGCCGATCAGGAGGGCGGCGAGCAGGCCGGACCTGGCCGGTGTGCGCATGATCAGTTCCGCCCCTCCACGATGCGTCCGTTGAGCTGGCTGATGGTGCCGTTCTGGAAGCGGACGACCTCACCGCCGGCCGGGACGTTGGCGTGGTCGGCGGCCGGGTAGCCGAACTCGCCGCCCTCGTAGCCCTTCGTGCCCCAGTGGTCGAAGATGGCACCGTACTTGATGTACTTCGCGCCGGTGGCGGCGGACCAGTAGATGTTGCCGTTCTCGAACTCCTGGAACGCTCCGCCGCGGATGATCTTCTCGTCGGAGGTCGGGAAGCCCAGCTCGGACTCGGCGGTCTTGAGGGAGGCGTACTTCTCGGCGATGGCACCGCGCACCCAGTGGGTCCGGCCGTCCGGGGTGGTGGCGATGACGCCACGCTGGAACTGCTGGACCTGGCCGCCCTTCACGTTCTGCGGGGCACCGGTCGGGTAGCCCAGGTCGCCGCGCTCGTAGCCGGTGGCGGCCCAGGAGTTGAACAGTGCCTTCGGGATCTCGCGGGCGCCGGTGGACGGGGTCCAGTAGATGGAGCCGTTCTCGAAGTGGACGTAGCGGCCGACGCCGTCGGGGGTGACCCGCTCACCGGTCGTCGGGAAGCCGAGCCAGGAGGCGGGGCCGCCGATGTGGTGGTAGCGGGCGTTGATGGCGCCGTACAGGGCGTGGGCACCGGTGTCCGGGGACCAGTAGGCGACGCCGTTGCGGAAGTCCTGGCGCATGCCGTCCTCGACCGGGTACTCGTTGGTCACGCAGGAGCCGATGACGCCGGACTGGGTGGCGGCGGCGATGGCGCCGACGGTGATGCAGTCCGTGCCGCGGTCCTCGCGGGAGAGCTGCATGGCGTTGGCCATGTGCGGCCAGGCCTGGGACATCTCGAACTGCCAGTACGGCCAGGCGTGGACGCCGGAGGGGCGGAAGTGGACGACCGGCTCGACGCCGACCTTGCGGGCCTCGCGGACGAAGGTCTCGGAGGTCATGCGGGAGAGGATCTCCAGGCCGATGCCGGCGGGGTTGGCGGGGCCGGTGGCCACGGAGTCGGGGTTGCCGAAGTCGTCCTGGCCGGAGCCGGCGGAGACGTAGACCTTCATGTCGCGGAGGGCCTCGATGCCCAGCTTCGGGTCGTTGTCGATCCAGGCCTGGTCGCCCGGCTGGCCCCACATGCGGGTGCCGTCGTAGCCGCCGGCGTCGCGCTGTGCGGCGAGGATGGACTCGGCCATGCCGACGGAGGTGGTGTCCAGGTAGCCGGAGAAGGAGCCCACGAAGGAGAACATGTGCGGGTTGTGCTGCGCGAGGTTCATCGCGGCGGTGCCGCCCATGGACAGGCCGACGATGGAGCGGGTCTTGCTGGAGCGGAAGCCCTCGTCGAGGATCGGGACGAGCTCGCGGATGAGGAAGGTCTCCCACTTGTAGTGCTTGCCGTTGTCGGGGCGCTGCCAGTCGGAGTAGAAGGAGGACTCGCCGCCGATCGGCAGGATCACGTTGACGTTCTTGTCGGCGTAGAACTGCTCGATGTTGGTCTCGATGGTCCAGCCGGAGTCGTCCTCGCGGGCGCGGAGACCGTCGAGTGCCCAGACCTCGGGGAAGGTGCGGCCGGGGCTGGAGTGCCAGTCACGGGCGAGGAGGATCTGGACCTGCTGGATCTGGTCCGGCATGGCGGCGGAACGGATGAACAGGGCGATGCGGCGGTTGGTGATCCACTCGAGGCGCTCGACCTTCACGCCTGCGGGGAGGTTCGCGATGTCGGGGTACTCGGTGTTGATCGGGGTGCGCTGCGGCGGGTCGGAGGGACGGATGGAGTCCGAGAGGCTGCTGCCGGAGCTGCCCGGCAGGATGCTCTGCGCCTGGGCGGCGGGTGCCACCGACAGTCCGAGGGCCAGGGTGGTGGGGAGGACGACGGCGGCGAGCCAGGGGCGGCGGCTCTGCGGGGAACGGGATGCGGTGTCGCGCATGAGAGGGTCCTTGTGGTGATGGTGTCGTGGCGGCGTGCGTGGGGTGGGTGTGCGTCCGGCACGTCCCCGGGGTTCCCGCCCCGGGGCTGCTTGCCGACGTCCGCCCGTCCCCGGCGTCACACGCCAGGTCTGTTCAGTTGTTCTCACCGTGGGCTCGTGAGGTTGTGGGACCTCGCCCGGGTCGCGTTCAAGTTTAAGTTGAACTTGAGACTTTAGGTAAGGGCACGCCGACAACGGGGGAGAAAAAGTGCACCCCGGGAGGTCGGGGACCTGCCGGGGTGTGGTGCACGCTGGTTACCAGGCGTTCATCACGTCGAGGACGCGCGGCTTGGTCTTGTGCAGCTGGTAGCCGAACTGGTTCCAGTTGTGGATGCCGGTCAGCGGGTAGTCGGCGGTCACGTTGAGGCCGGTGGCACGGGCCTTGACCTCCCACAGGCGGGTGGAGACACCGGCCAGCATCTCCAGCGGGGTGGCGGAGAGCTTGAGGTTCATCGGGTAGTTGGCGTCCTCCGGACCCCAGAAACCGGTGGCGGCGGAGATGTAGACGTCCTTGCCGCGCAGGCCCTCCATGTTGAGGAACGGGTCGTTCTCGAAACGGCGCGGGTTGATCACGGTGCCGTACATGGCGTTGACGTTGAAGCCGCCGGCGTCGAGAAGCGCGACACGCATGAGGGTCTGCATGCCCGGCATGGTCTGGGTCAGGTAGCCGGACCAGGACAGGGCCTGACGGAACTGTCCCGGGTGCTTCGCGGCGATGTTCAGGGCCGCGGTGCCGCCCATGGACAGGCCGGCGATGGAGTTGTTGTCCGGTGCGACGCCGAAGTGCTGCGCCAGGTAGCCCGGCAGCTCAGAGGTGAGGAAGGTCTCCCACTGGTAGGTGACCGGGTTGTTCAGGTCGTAGGTCGCCGGGTGCTCCCAGTCCGCGTAGAAGGAACCTGCACCACCGACCGGCATGACCAGGGTGATGTTGGAGTCGACGTAGAGCGCCGGGGCGTTGACGTCGACGGTCCAGGCGTTCGCGTGGTTGGTGGCACGCAGGCCGTCGAGCAGGTAGAAACCTGCGTTGCCGCCGCGGGCGGCGGGCTGGACCTGGACGGTGATGTTCGCGCCGGTCGACGGGGACCAGACGTCGCAGCGCTGGACCCAGTACTGGACGGGGTCCCACTCGCAGTGGCCGGTGGCGTCGGGGCGCAGCCACCCGCGGTTGTCTGCATGGGCGGTACCCACGCCACCTGCGACCATGACGGTCAGGGCGGTGGCGAAGGCGACCAGGGCCGCAATGATTCTCCTGCTCACGCTGCGGGCTCCGGTGATGACGGACATGGTTCTCCTCGGCTTGGCGTTTCTTCTACGGGACTATCGGCCCTGCCTGCCGGCTCGTTACCTGACCGCGCAGCCCTGACAGCATCCCTGCTGCGAGACACTCTAGAACAAAAGATAAAGAAAAGCTCACCCCTTCGTTATCTTTCTGTGACTATTTCGCGTCTCACCTGGGACGTTCGGGGGAAATATTCATTTCCCACGCAACACGGATTCCGGGGTCCGCGGGCCCGAACTCCTCGATGACCTCCTCCGGGGCGAGGCTGATCTCCAGCGAGCGGCCGTCGGTGAGCGCGAAGCGGATGTTCGCCAGGAAACGGCTCACACTCATCGGCTCCCGGTAGGAGGCCAGCAGCTCCGCCACCGCCGGGGTCTGCAGCGCCTCCCGGGCGCGGGCGGTCTCCTCCCGGTCGTACCACTCGGGCACGAACTCCGGGACGATCGACGTGTCCGCGGCCTGCCAGGACCACGGCAGCCACTTGTCGTGGCCCACGCGGGCGTCGGGGTCACGCGGCTGGCGGGCGGCCAGCGGCGTCGTCAGTCCGACGGTGTCGAGCACGCGCATCTCCAGCGGCGCATTCATGCTGGTCATGCCCAGGTTGATGTGGTACACCGTCGGCGGCTGGCCCGCCAGGCCGGAGGGGTCCCCGGCGGCGAGCTCCCGCGGGATGCGCGGGGAGGTGATCCACGAGAACTCCTCCTCGTTGAGCAGGATCATCGACAT of the Corynebacterium humireducens NBRC 106098 = DSM 45392 genome contains:
- a CDS encoding DUF732 domain-containing protein, producing MRTPARSGLLAALLIGALTLTACGDATVDDNDSTPTSIAPLERAPRETRTEDSDGDGAASAGRDAAPGRPRAADPGPQDQGAREIDEIPEPGMPRTPEDVQFLGELTDEGIDVEGVESQLIGTAAIVCNDDDSEFGRATVPAVAGQLVSQGRTDKSVEDVTAIIEAAAKNAYC
- a CDS encoding alpha/beta hydrolase-fold protein, with protein sequence MRDTASRSPQSRRPWLAAVVLPTTLALGLSVAPAAQAQSILPGSSGSSLSDSIRPSDPPQRTPINTEYPDIANLPAGVKVERLEWITNRRIALFIRSAAMPDQIQQVQILLARDWHSSPGRTFPEVWALDGLRAREDDSGWTIETNIEQFYADKNVNVILPIGGESSFYSDWQRPDNGKHYKWETFLIRELVPILDEGFRSSKTRSIVGLSMGGTAAMNLAQHNPHMFSFVGSFSGYLDTTSVGMAESILAAQRDAGGYDGTRMWGQPGDQAWIDNDPKLGIEALRDMKVYVSAGSGQDDFGNPDSVATGPANPAGIGLEILSRMTSETFVREARKVGVEPVVHFRPSGVHAWPYWQFEMSQAWPHMANAMQLSREDRGTDCITVGAIAAATQSGVIGSCVTNEYPVEDGMRQDFRNGVAYWSPDTGAHALYGAINARYHHIGGPASWLGFPTTGERVTPDGVGRYVHFENGSIYWTPSTGAREIPKALFNSWAATGYERGDLGYPTGAPQNVKGGQVQQFQRGVIATTPDGRTHWVRGAIAEKYASLKTAESELGFPTSDEKIIRGGAFQEFENGNIYWSAATGAKYIKYGAIFDHWGTKGYEGGEFGYPAADHANVPAGGEVVRFQNGTISQLNGRIVEGRN
- a CDS encoding alpha/beta hydrolase, with translation MSVITGARSVSRRIIAALVAFATALTVMVAGGVGTAHADNRGWLRPDATGHCEWDPVQYWVQRCDVWSPSTGANITVQVQPAARGGNAGFYLLDGLRATNHANAWTVDVNAPALYVDSNITLVMPVGGAGSFYADWEHPATYDLNNPVTYQWETFLTSELPGYLAQHFGVAPDNNSIAGLSMGGTAALNIAAKHPGQFRQALSWSGYLTQTMPGMQTLMRVALLDAGGFNVNAMYGTVINPRRFENDPFLNMEGLRGKDVYISAATGFWGPEDANYPMNLKLSATPLEMLAGVSTRLWEVKARATGLNVTADYPLTGIHNWNQFGYQLHKTKPRVLDVMNAW